GGGGCTCTCGTGGGAGGTGGCGCTGGGCTGCGTGTTCTGGTCCGGCGTGATGTTCGCGATCCTGGCCATGTTCAACGTGCGCAAGGCGATCATCGAGGCGATTCCGCCCTCGCTGCGCTATGCCATCACCTGCGGCATCGGACTCTTCATCACCTTCATCGGCCTGAAGAACGCCGGCTTCATCGTCGGCAGCGATGCCACTCTGGTGACGCTGGGCAGCTTCGACCCGGCGCTGGGGATCTTCTTCCTGGGCATGATGGCCACCGCCATCCTGGTGATCCTGCGCTTCAACGGCGCCCTGATCCTGGGGATTGCGCTCACCACCCTGCTGGCCACGCCCATGGGGCGCCTGTGGGGCGGCGAGGTAATGGTGGAGTGGAGCGGGCTGGCCGCCTGGCCCGACTTCAGCGCGGTGATGCAGGTGGATATCTGGGGCGCCCTCAAGGTCGCCTACCTGCCCTTCATCTTCGTGATGCTCTTCACCAACTTCTTCGATGCGCTCTCCTGCTTCATGGCGCTGTCGGAGTCGGCGGACCTCAAGGACAAGGACGGCAACCCCCGCAACCTCAAGCGCTCCATGACGGTGGACGCCTTCGCCTCGATGATCGCCGCACCGCTGGGCACCAGTGCGGCCCAGACCATCATCGAATCCGGCGCGGGCGTGGCCCAGGGCGGGCGCACGGGGCTGGTGGCGGTGGTGATCGCCCT
The Halomonas alkalicola DNA segment above includes these coding regions:
- a CDS encoding NCS2 family permease, which encodes MDTNNASLSGESLKPTSSTEGHWLDRYFGVSRRGSTLRTEVLAGMATFLASMYIIVVNPAILSDAGIPFSAALSATVLISFMSSLAMGLYARNPILVAPGMGMNALFTYTLVQGAGLSWEVALGCVFWSGVMFAILAMFNVRKAIIEAIPPSLRYAITCGIGLFITFIGLKNAGFIVGSDATLVTLGSFDPALGIFFLGMMATAILVILRFNGALILGIALTTLLATPMGRLWGGEVMVEWSGLAAWPDFSAVMQVDIWGALKVAYLPFIFVMLFTNFFDALSCFMALSESADLKDKDGNPRNLKRSMTVDAFASMIAAPLGTSAAQTIIESGAGVAQGGRTGLVAVVIALLFLPFLFLSPLLSLVPSIATAPALVLVGLFMLSPIGKIDWNRYDEAFPAFLAIILMPLTYSITLGIAFGFLSFVLIKVFTGRMQAIRPAMWISAALSVVMLATTH